The following coding sequences are from one Salvia hispanica cultivar TCC Black 2014 chromosome 3, UniMelb_Shisp_WGS_1.0, whole genome shotgun sequence window:
- the LOC125212946 gene encoding ferruginol synthase-like, translated as MDPLVSSLLIALSLISLTGFLFLRSRRGPRLPPGPRPLPIIGNFHQLGKKPYETLSHLAKTHGPLMSIRLGSLYTVIVSSPEMAKELLQRHGQVFSGRTIAQVMHARDLNKLSMAFTPAGKEWRDKRKICKEEVFSERSLEGSEALRQEKLQQLVEHVGRHCERGDVVDIHDVLLVTNLNLMLTTLFSTRSPDFESKTTKEFKEIVEVIAIAVAVPNFADYFPILKPLDPQGIKRKAELYFGKLFAKFEGFLNERLESRKNNPGGPKEQDLLETLVDISQGTGYNLTTEEIPYLLFDLFVGGSETNTTSIEWIMTELLFNPDKLKKLKEEIKSVVGEKGQIREADIARLPYLQAVVKETLRFHPPGPLLLPRRSEADQEVNGYMIPKGTQILFNVWAMGKDPSIWTDPDTFEPERFLEKRVDFKGQHFELIPFGAGRRICPGMPLATRILQMTTAVLVHNFEWRLEKDKDHADHKGEVLGVALRRETPLRAFPFKI; from the exons atggaTCCCCTCGTATCCTCTCTTCTCATTGCTCTATCCTTGATCAGTTTAACCGGCTTTCTATTCCTCCGGTCGCGGAGGGGGCCTCGGCTCCCCCCGGGACCCAGACCCCTCCCGATCATCGGAAATTTTCACCAGTTGGGAAAAAAACCATACGAAACACTGAGCCACCTCGCCAAAACCCACGGCCCCCTCATGTCCATCCGCTTGGGCAGCCTCTACACGGTGATCGTCTCCTCGCCCGAGATGGCGAAGGAGCTCCTCCAGCGCCACGGCCAGGTCTTCTCCGGCCGTACCATCGCCCAAGTGATGCACGCACGCGACCTGAACAAACTCTCCATGGCCTTCACTCCTGCCGGGAAGGAGTGGCGCGACAAGCGCAAGATCTGCAAGGAGGAGGTCTTCTCCGAGCGCAGCCTCGAGGGCAGCGAGGCCCTCCGCCAGGAGAAGCTGCAGCAGCTGGTGGAGCACGTGGGGCGCCACTGCGAGCGCGGGGACGTTGTGGACATCCACGACGTCCTGCTCGTTACCAACCTCAACCTCATGCTCACCACTCTCTTCTCCACCCGCTCCCCCGATTTCGAGTCCAAAACCACCAAGGAGTTCAAGGAGATCGTCGAGGTCATCGCTATCGCCGTCGCTGTCCCCAACTTCGCCGACTACTTCCCCATCCTCAAGCCCTTGGATCCGCAGGGAATCAAGCGAAAGGCTGAGTTGTACTTCGGCAAACTCTTTGCGAAATTCGAAGGTTTTCTTAACGAGAGGTTGGAGTCGAGAAAGAACAACCCGGGCGGTCCCAAGGAGCAGGATCTGCTCGAGACGCTCGTCGATATCAGCCAAGGAACCGGCTACAACTTGACCACTGAAGAAATTCCATATTTACTTTTC GATTTATTTGTGGGAGGATCAGAAACGAACACAACCTCGATCGAGTGGATCATGACAGAGCTATTGTTCAATCCGGATAAACTGAAAAAGCTaaaagaagagataaagagcgTAGTGGGAGAGAAGGGGCAAATACGGGAGGCGGACATCGCACGCCTCCCGTATCTGCAGGCGGTGGTGAAGGAAACACTTCGTTTTCACCCGCCTGGGCCTCTCTTACTCCCTCGGAGATCAGAAGCCGATCAAGAGGTGAATGGTTATATGATTCCGAAAGGGACGCAGATACTCTTCAACGTGTGGGCAATGGGCAAAGATCCGAGCATTTGGACTGATCCGGACACGTTTGAGCCGGAAAGGTTCCTTGAAAAGAGGGTGGACTTCAAAGGGCAGCATTTCGAGCTCATACCGTTCGGGGCGGGGCGGAGAATATGCCCCGGAATGCCGTTGGCGACCCGGATTCTGCAGATGACGACGGCGGTTTTGGTTCATAATTTTGAGTGGAGACTTGAGAAAGACAAGGATCACGCAGACCATAAAGGAGAGGTGCTTGGTGTGGCATTGCGCAGAGAAACTCCACTGAGAGCTTTTCcgtttaaaatttaa